The window GAGGATCAGCCGCCGCTTGCGCTTCTCGATGAAGTCCTCCTCGAAGCGGCCAGTGGCCTGCTTCTCGGGCAGGTGGGGCACCGAGATCACCGTGAACTTGTGCAGAAGGCGGTTGTAGAGCCAGTCGAAGTGCTTGTACCGCCGGTACACGGGCGAGTTGATGTTGCTGGGGGTCAGCTTGTAGGAGATGTAGCTCTTGATGCCCTTGAACTTGGTTTGCTTGGTGGGGTCCTCCACGGAGCAGATGAACGGGTGGGGGTTGGCCCTCCATTGGGGGCCTCTGGAGCCCATCTCGATGCAGTAGGTCTCAGCGATCTTGGACATCAGGGGCACGTCGCCCAGgatgaaggcttccaccccaGAGCGGACGAAGCAGGAGAAGCGGTTGAGGTTTCTCCCCACCACACTGCCCCTCTTGGAGGAGCTCATGCTGTCCTGCCTCTCCAGCACTGGCTTGGGCCGGTACCCGGCGTGCTGGGGGTGGCCATAGGCCGCTGGGTACTGAAGGCTGGGCGAGGGGTGCCCGTTGGTGCCCGGCGCGCTCCGGGGCTCCTCCACCACCGTGCACGCATCGTCCCAGTCATCccaatcatcatcatcatcatcctcaaaACTGCCCTGGTAGGAGATGCCAGGGTTGGGGGATGCTGAGTACAAGGAGGAATCGTGCCCCGGGGAACCGACAGGGCTGCTGGAATAGTCCGTGTAGTTGGAGCCCGAGCGGGAGCGGAGGATCTCGACGTAGGAAGCAGGGAAGAGGCCGGTCTCCCCACGGCTGTTTTGGCCCTGTAACCACCCGTCCAGGGAGTTCTCGCTGAAGATGACGAGCTCCTCGTTCTCCTGGATGCTgatttcctctttgttttcgCTCTGGAAGTTGTAAAGCGCTCTGGCTTTCAACGCCATGGCCGGTCCCGGGTCGGGAAGAGGGGGGGAGCCAGCGGAACGCAATCCCCCCCGGCCAAAACAGCCCCCCCACCCCCGGCAATACCGCGGGCTCCGCGGCTCCGGGATCACCACCACGCGCTGTGGGAAATGGCTTGGCCgctttcccaggaaaataacaaaaaaaaaaaaaaaaaaaaaaaaaaaaaaaaaagaaaaagaagaagaaatccCTTACGAGGCGACGCCAATGTCCCAATGTCCAAGTGACCCCTCCGATCCCGGCGCCCCGGTT of the Poecile atricapillus isolate bPoeAtr1 chromosome 11, bPoeAtr1.hap1, whole genome shotgun sequence genome contains:
- the SNX33 gene encoding sorting nexin-33, giving the protein MALKARALYNFQSENKEEISIQENEELVIFSENSLDGWLQGQNSRGETGLFPASYVEILRSRSGSNYTDYSSSPVGSPGHDSSLYSASPNPGISYQGSFEDDDDDDWDDWDDACTVVEEPRSAPGTNGHPSPSLQYPAAYGHPQHAGYRPKPVLERQDSMSSSKRGSVVGRNLNRFSCFVRSGVEAFILGDVPLMSKIAETYCIEMGSRGPQWRANPHPFICSVEDPTKQTKFKGIKSYISYKLTPSNINSPVYRRYKHFDWLYNRLLHKFTVISVPHLPEKQATGRFEEDFIEKRKRRLILWMEHMTSHPVLSQYEGFQHFLCCRDEKQWKLGKRRAEKDEMVGASFLLTIQIPTEHQDLQDVEDRVDAFKAFSKKMDDSVMQLTNVASELVRKHVGGFRKEFQKLGNAFQAISHSFHMDPPYSLDALNNAISHTGKTYETVGEMFAEQPKNDLFLMLDTLSLYQGLLSNFPDIIHLQKGAFAKVKESQRMSDEGRMDQEEADGIRKRCRVVGFALQAEMNHFHERRVADFKRMMQSYLRQQIVFYQRVSQQLEKTLRMYDNL